A portion of the Flavobacterium magnum genome contains these proteins:
- the pdxH gene encoding pyridoxamine 5'-phosphate oxidase has translation MEDLSNYRQSYEKDSLTENAIPGDPMNLFQKWFHEADATGFGEANAMTVATFGLDGFPKSRVVLLKKYNEEGFVFYTNYNSEKGKAIAANPNVCLSFFWPVQERQVIIKGTAEKVPEIMSDNYFDSRPLGSRLGAVVSNQSEVIPSRGFLEEKLALLEKQFENNEVPRPENWGGYLVRPVAAEFWQGRANRLHDRIRYQLQENYIWKIDRLSP, from the coding sequence ATGGAAGATTTAAGCAATTACAGACAATCGTACGAAAAGGATTCCCTTACGGAAAATGCGATTCCCGGCGACCCCATGAACCTGTTTCAAAAGTGGTTTCATGAGGCTGATGCTACCGGTTTCGGTGAGGCCAATGCGATGACGGTAGCTACTTTCGGGCTCGACGGTTTCCCGAAATCACGCGTGGTGCTGCTTAAAAAGTACAATGAGGAAGGTTTTGTGTTTTACACCAATTACAATTCTGAAAAAGGGAAAGCCATCGCTGCAAACCCGAATGTTTGCCTGTCATTCTTCTGGCCCGTACAGGAACGGCAGGTGATCATTAAAGGAACGGCAGAAAAAGTCCCGGAAATCATGTCGGACAATTATTTCGACAGCCGCCCGCTCGGAAGCCGACTCGGTGCAGTGGTGTCAAACCAGAGTGAGGTGATACCGTCACGCGGATTTCTGGAGGAGAAACTGGCTTTGCTTGAAAAACAGTTCGAAAATAATGAAGTCCCAAGACCTGAAAACTGGGGCGGTTATCTCGTTCGGCCAGTGGCAGCGGAGTTTTGGCAGGGCAGGGCAAACCGGCTCCACGACCGGATCAGGTACCAGCTACAGGAAAATTATATTTGGAAAATTGACAGGCTTTCGCCTTAA
- a CDS encoding SixA phosphatase family protein produces MKNLILIRHAKSNWDDPVSDKQRTLTVNGLRDATLVAQHIKSHLPKKYQVWSSDAHRAVGTARAFAIVFRENVEIDFSEDLYTFDALKLESIVRSIPDDYDCVIIFGHNEAITDFVNTFGSIFIDNVPTAGFVSIKFDTDSWQHISKGVTDKTVFPRDLRQ; encoded by the coding sequence ATGAAAAACCTTATACTCATTCGTCATGCAAAATCAAACTGGGATGACCCGGTTAGCGATAAGCAGAGAACATTAACAGTCAACGGACTCCGGGATGCGACCCTGGTTGCCCAGCATATCAAATCCCATTTGCCGAAAAAATACCAGGTTTGGAGCAGCGATGCCCACCGTGCCGTGGGAACCGCGCGTGCCTTCGCAATCGTTTTCCGCGAGAATGTAGAAATAGATTTCAGTGAGGATTTATACACTTTTGACGCCCTGAAACTGGAAAGCATCGTGCGCAGCATTCCGGATGATTATGATTGTGTTATCATTTTCGGGCACAACGAAGCGATAACCGATTTTGTCAATACATTTGGCAGCATTTTTATTGATAACGTGCCCACCGCTGGTTTCGTTTCCATCAAATTCGATACGGATTCCTGGCAGCATATCAGCAAGGGCGTAACCGATAAGACCGTGTTTCCAAGAGATTTAAGGCAATGA
- a CDS encoding Ppx/GppA phosphatase family protein — protein MITIKKYAAIDIGSNAMRLLVSNIIEEQGKETQFSKSALVRVPIRLGQDAFTVGEITEENIERMVDAMKAFKLLMKVHKVEKYMACATSAMREAYNGREVAELIKKKADIRIDIIDGKKEAAIIAATDLHHLVKTDKTYLYVDVGGGSTEFSLFSDGRMVVSKSFKIGTVRLLNEVVSDIVWQEIEKWIRVNTQEYDAVTLIGSGGNINKLFKMSGKQEEKPLSYIHLNSQYAMLNALSYEQRISVLGLNPDRADVIIPALRVYLNAMKWSGARSIYVPKIGLSDGIVKAMYYGKI, from the coding sequence ATGATTACGATAAAAAAATATGCAGCAATCGACATCGGCTCTAACGCCATGCGGTTGCTCGTATCCAATATTATTGAGGAACAGGGGAAAGAAACACAGTTTTCTAAAAGCGCGCTGGTGCGTGTGCCGATACGTCTCGGGCAGGACGCGTTCACTGTCGGCGAAATCACCGAAGAGAATATCGAGCGTATGGTCGATGCGATGAAGGCCTTCAAGCTTTTGATGAAAGTACATAAGGTGGAAAAGTATATGGCTTGCGCAACGTCGGCGATGCGTGAGGCGTATAATGGCAGGGAAGTGGCAGAACTCATCAAGAAGAAAGCCGACATCAGGATTGACATAATTGATGGTAAGAAAGAAGCGGCGATTATTGCGGCGACGGACCTGCACCATCTTGTAAAAACGGACAAGACATACCTTTACGTTGACGTGGGAGGAGGAAGTACGGAATTTTCGCTGTTCTCCGACGGCAGGATGGTCGTCTCCAAATCATTTAAGATCGGGACGGTGCGGCTGCTCAACGAAGTGGTCAGCGATATTGTGTGGCAGGAAATAGAGAAATGGATCCGCGTCAACACACAGGAATACGACGCAGTCACTTTGATCGGCTCGGGCGGAAACATCAATAAATTATTCAAGATGTCGGGCAAGCAGGAAGAGAAGCCGCTGTCGTACATTCACCTGAATTCCCAATACGCCATGCTCAATGCACTGTCTTATGAGCAGCGTATTTCCGTATTGGGTTTAAATCCTGATCGCGCGGATGTGATTATACCGGCCCTGCGGGTGTACCTGAACGCGATGAAATGGAGTGGCGCCCGGAGCATTTATGTCCCGAAAATCGGGCTCTCGGACGGAATTGTTAAAGCCATGTATTACGGAAAAATTTAA
- a CDS encoding TMEM175 family protein yields the protein MNKGRLEAFSDGVLAIILTIMVLELRIPEEPTLHALASVFPTFISYLLSFIYVGIYWNNHHHMLHSVVRVNGNILWANLHLLFWLSLVPFATGWMGENHFAKATMTVYGVILLMAGVAYWLLQSLIIKSQGDHSLLKKAIGKDLKGLSSPPLYLLGIGFSFFNEWLSGAVYIFVALMWLVPDKRIERLLDQRD from the coding sequence ATGAATAAAGGCAGGCTCGAGGCTTTCAGCGATGGTGTATTGGCGATCATCCTGACCATCATGGTCCTGGAACTCAGGATTCCTGAGGAACCTACGTTACACGCGCTCGCTTCCGTTTTCCCGACCTTCATCAGCTATCTGCTGAGCTTTATTTATGTTGGGATATACTGGAACAACCACCATCATATGCTGCACAGCGTCGTGCGCGTGAATGGTAACATACTGTGGGCCAACCTTCACCTGCTGTTCTGGTTGTCGCTGGTGCCTTTTGCCACGGGCTGGATGGGCGAAAACCATTTTGCCAAAGCCACGATGACGGTCTATGGCGTGATCCTGCTGATGGCGGGGGTGGCCTATTGGCTGCTGCAAAGCCTGATCATCAAAAGCCAGGGAGACCATTCGCTATTAAAGAAAGCGATCGGGAAAGACCTGAAGGGGCTGTCATCGCCTCCGTTGTACCTGTTGGGTATCGGCTTTTCCTTTTTCAATGAATGGCTTTCAGGCGCCGTGTATATTTTCGTGGCATTGATGTGGCTCGTGCCTGATAAAAGGATTGAGCGCTTGCTTGACCAGCGTGATTAG
- a CDS encoding DNA polymerase III subunit gamma/tau, which yields MQIAVESPEILDIPALHALDITNKGTISVTSAGGADSMQTPVVPDDSPTQPKVSALSLASIRAKKELEQSGKASSKETVEFPREAFSETDMLLQWTKYAQRLSDKGQKIMEALLLINDPKLDGTTIKHELPNEGSAIDFETGKLELLGYLRGKLHNHDIDIEVIVNENASSRKAFTPQDRFNRLNEINPSLELLRKTFDLDF from the coding sequence ATGCAGATTGCGGTTGAATCCCCGGAAATCCTGGATATCCCCGCGCTTCACGCACTGGACATTACCAATAAGGGTACCATTAGTGTAACCTCAGCCGGAGGCGCCGATTCGATGCAAACCCCTGTAGTCCCTGATGACAGCCCCACCCAACCCAAGGTTTCAGCCCTTTCGCTGGCAAGCATCAGGGCAAAGAAGGAGCTTGAGCAGTCCGGCAAGGCCAGTTCGAAAGAAACGGTGGAATTCCCAAGGGAGGCTTTCTCCGAGACCGATATGCTGCTGCAATGGACAAAATATGCACAGCGCCTCAGTGACAAGGGACAAAAGATCATGGAGGCTTTGCTTCTTATCAACGACCCGAAACTCGATGGCACAACCATTAAGCACGAGTTACCCAACGAAGGATCAGCAATTGATTTTGAAACCGGAAAACTGGAACTTTTGGGGTATCTCCGCGGTAAGCTACACAACCACGATATCGATATTGAGGTCATCGTGAATGAAAACGCCAGCAGCCGCAAGGCGTTTACACCGCAGGACCGTTTCAACAGGCTCAATGAAATCAATCCAAGTCTTGAATTGCTGCGGAAAACCTTTGACCTGGACTTCTAA
- a CDS encoding ribonuclease Z yields the protein MKLTILGCYAATPRTFTNPTSQVLEIRNHHFLIDCAEATQVQLRKNKVRFTQINHIFISHLHGDHFYGLIGLISSFTLLNRTGDLHVYGPKGIKEIILLQLRYANSYTGYQLFFHELESTASEVIFEDEKVVVKTIPLKHRVYTNGYLFQEKPAERKLDPDAVRKYKIDICYFQNIKNGKDVTLEDGTVIPNEKLSFDPPAPKSYAFCSDTVFTEDYLDIITGVDVLYHESTFLESEAHLSERTMHCTAKQAAEIALKARAKQLILGHFSTRYDSIEHFREEAMAIFPATDLADDGKIFEF from the coding sequence GCTGCTATGCCGCCACGCCACGCACTTTTACAAACCCTACGTCGCAGGTCCTTGAAATACGGAACCACCATTTCCTGATTGATTGCGCTGAGGCGACCCAGGTGCAGCTGCGTAAAAACAAAGTCAGGTTTACGCAGATCAACCACATCTTCATTTCGCATCTGCATGGCGACCATTTCTATGGATTGATCGGACTCATTTCCAGTTTTACCTTACTCAACCGTACCGGCGACCTGCACGTGTACGGGCCCAAAGGCATAAAGGAAATTATCCTGCTGCAACTGCGTTACGCCAATTCCTATACGGGCTACCAGCTGTTTTTCCATGAACTGGAATCCACAGCATCGGAGGTCATTTTTGAGGACGAAAAAGTTGTGGTGAAAACCATTCCGCTTAAGCATCGGGTGTACACCAACGGATACCTCTTCCAGGAAAAGCCCGCGGAGCGGAAACTGGACCCTGATGCGGTCCGGAAATACAAGATTGACATCTGCTACTTCCAGAACATCAAGAACGGCAAGGATGTGACGCTTGAGGACGGCACCGTCATCCCAAATGAGAAACTGAGCTTCGATCCGCCCGCACCGAAAAGTTATGCATTCTGCTCCGATACCGTCTTTACCGAAGATTACCTCGACATCATCACCGGGGTGGATGTGCTGTACCATGAATCGACGTTCCTCGAGTCAGAAGCACACCTGTCCGAACGGACGATGCACTGCACCGCGAAACAGGCTGCTGAAATCGCGCTTAAAGCCAGGGCAAAGCAGCTGATCCTCGGGCACTTTTCCACGCGGTATGACAGCATTGAGCATTTCAGGGAGGAGGCTATGGCGATTTTCCCGGCGACAGATCTCGCAGACGACGGGAAAATTTTTGAATTTTAA
- the dnaX gene encoding DNA polymerase III subunit gamma/tau, giving the protein MEQFVVSARKYRPQTFRDVVGQQAITNTLLNAIETNHLASALLFTGPRGVGKTTCARILARKINQPGYDDPNEDFAFNVFELDAASNNSVDDIRSLIDQVRIPPQTGQFKVYIIDEVHMLSSAAFNAFLKTLEEPPKHAIFILATTEKHKIIPTILSRCQIFDFKRITVKDAKEHLAEVAKSQGVSYEDDALHIIAQKADGAMRDALSIFDRVVSYCGNNLTRQAVTENLNVLDYETYINVTELIIGNQIPELLVAYNDILSKGFDGHHFISGLASHFRDLLVCKNPATLSLLEAGEQAQKMYGAQAAKSPQDFLLKAIEVANDCDLKYKVSQNQRLLVELCLMQLASITFDGEKKKLTDI; this is encoded by the coding sequence ATGGAACAATTTGTAGTATCGGCAAGGAAGTACCGCCCCCAGACCTTCAGGGATGTGGTCGGGCAGCAGGCCATTACAAATACGTTGTTGAATGCCATTGAGACCAACCATCTTGCGTCGGCGTTATTGTTTACCGGGCCAAGGGGCGTCGGAAAAACCACCTGCGCCAGGATCCTGGCCAGAAAAATCAACCAGCCCGGCTATGATGACCCTAATGAGGATTTCGCATTCAATGTATTTGAGCTTGATGCCGCGTCCAACAACTCGGTAGACGACATCAGGAGCCTCATTGATCAGGTCCGGATTCCGCCGCAGACCGGGCAATTCAAGGTGTATATCATCGACGAGGTGCATATGCTTTCATCGGCCGCATTCAATGCCTTCCTGAAAACCCTGGAAGAGCCGCCGAAGCACGCCATCTTTATTTTGGCTACGACCGAAAAACACAAAATCATCCCGACCATCCTATCGCGCTGCCAGATTTTTGATTTTAAGCGCATTACCGTGAAGGACGCCAAGGAACATCTTGCTGAAGTGGCCAAAAGTCAGGGCGTGTCCTATGAAGACGACGCGCTGCACATCATCGCTCAAAAGGCGGACGGTGCCATGCGCGATGCGCTGTCGATTTTTGACCGTGTCGTGTCCTATTGCGGAAACAACCTGACGCGACAGGCCGTAACGGAAAACCTGAACGTACTCGACTATGAAACCTACATCAATGTCACTGAGCTGATCATTGGCAACCAGATTCCGGAATTGCTTGTCGCCTACAATGACATCCTTTCTAAAGGTTTCGACGGACACCATTTTATTTCGGGACTGGCTTCTCATTTCAGGGACTTGCTGGTATGCAAAAATCCCGCAACGCTGTCGCTGCTTGAAGCGGGGGAACAGGCCCAGAAAATGTACGGTGCGCAGGCTGCAAAATCACCACAGGACTTCCTGCTCAAGGCGATTGAGGTGGCCAACGACTGCGACCTGAAATACAAAGTATCGCAAAACCAGCGCCTGCTCGTTGAATTGTGCCTGATGCAACTCGCCTCCATCACTTTCGATGGAGAAAAAAAAAAGCTGACGGATATATAA
- the ppk1 gene encoding polyphosphate kinase 1, with translation MTENRYIDREKSWLAFNARVLQEAGDSTVPLLDRLRFIGIFSNNLDEFFRVRFAAVRRLSLSGVSGEKILGGISAEKLLREITEIVIRQQSESLRILSIIEKELEAENVFIIDENEISAEQEAFVNDFFIQKISPALVTIILNDLAEFPMLKDNSGYLAIKLVMKSKQKPSLLGFSKVKPEVRYALIEIPKTLNRFVVLPSREGTQSVMLLDDMIRYNLGQIFNIFDYESVEAHMIKITRDAQLEIDSDLSKSMMEKIATSVRDRRIGEPVRFVYDQSISKDTLQFFLTKMGIDATDSIIPGGRYHNRRDYMDFPNLGRFDLLYKQNPPLPVPGLSLEGSILERISAKDYLVNAPYQSFSYLIKFLREAALDPQVTTIKITLYRLAKNSQVISSLINAAKNGKKVTVQIELQARFDEASNISYAEQMQTENIELIFGIKGLKVHSKICVIERIEEGKNKRYGFISTGNFNEATAGVYTDVTLFTAHQQILKDVSKIFDFFNVNYRLHRYKHLIVSPHYSRTRFYRLIDKEIMYAKLGRESYIHLKMNSLSDFKMIDKLYEASRAGVKIKLLVRGICSLIPGVKGMSENIEAISIVDNYLEHSRVYIFGNDGNPEVYISSADFMTRNLDGRVEVSCPIYDIDVRKELIDSFHVSWKGNVKARIHSEKLDNKYRVRGHQPVWRAQLETYNFYRNLLDVNTQPVQ, from the coding sequence ATGACAGAAAATAGATATATCGATCGCGAAAAAAGCTGGTTGGCGTTCAACGCGCGCGTGTTGCAGGAAGCCGGCGATTCGACCGTACCGTTGCTGGACCGACTCCGTTTCATTGGAATTTTTTCAAATAACCTGGACGAGTTTTTTCGGGTTCGGTTTGCCGCCGTGCGCCGCCTGAGCCTTTCCGGGGTTTCGGGCGAAAAAATCCTGGGAGGTATCTCTGCAGAGAAATTGCTGCGCGAAATCACTGAAATCGTCATACGGCAACAATCTGAAAGCCTTCGCATCTTAAGCATCATTGAAAAGGAACTTGAAGCTGAGAATGTATTCATCATCGATGAGAATGAAATTTCAGCGGAACAGGAAGCTTTCGTAAATGATTTTTTCATACAGAAAATCAGTCCGGCGCTGGTGACCATCATCCTTAATGATCTGGCTGAATTCCCAATGCTGAAAGACAATTCCGGCTATCTGGCCATCAAACTGGTGATGAAATCGAAACAGAAGCCATCGCTGCTGGGGTTTTCCAAGGTCAAGCCTGAAGTACGGTATGCGCTGATCGAAATCCCGAAAACACTGAACCGATTTGTCGTGCTGCCTTCGCGTGAGGGCACGCAGTCGGTAATGCTGCTTGACGACATGATCCGTTACAACTTAGGACAGATTTTCAACATATTCGACTACGAGAGCGTTGAGGCGCACATGATAAAAATCACGCGCGATGCGCAGCTCGAAATTGACAGTGACCTGAGCAAGAGCATGATGGAGAAGATTGCGACGAGCGTACGTGACCGCAGGATTGGCGAGCCGGTCCGGTTTGTTTACGACCAGTCGATCAGCAAGGACACGCTGCAATTTTTCCTGACCAAAATGGGTATCGATGCGACGGACAGCATCATACCGGGCGGGCGCTACCACAACCGCCGCGACTATATGGATTTCCCGAACCTGGGACGTTTCGACCTGCTTTATAAACAGAATCCGCCGTTGCCGGTTCCCGGCTTGAGCCTCGAAGGAAGTATCCTGGAACGCATCAGCGCTAAGGATTACCTTGTCAACGCGCCCTACCAGTCATTTTCTTACCTGATTAAATTTCTTCGGGAAGCCGCTTTGGACCCGCAGGTCACGACGATCAAGATCACGCTGTACCGTTTGGCCAAAAATTCGCAGGTCATCAGTTCGCTGATCAACGCCGCCAAAAACGGAAAGAAAGTCACGGTGCAGATCGAACTGCAGGCCCGCTTTGATGAGGCGAGCAACATATCCTATGCCGAGCAGATGCAGACGGAAAACATCGAACTGATTTTTGGTATCAAAGGGTTGAAGGTCCACAGCAAGATTTGTGTCATCGAGCGCATTGAGGAGGGTAAAAATAAAAGGTACGGATTCATTTCCACGGGAAATTTCAACGAGGCTACCGCGGGCGTATATACCGATGTCACTTTGTTTACGGCGCATCAGCAGATTTTAAAAGATGTCTCCAAGATTTTCGATTTCTTCAATGTGAATTACAGGCTGCACCGATACAAACATTTGATCGTGTCGCCGCATTACAGCCGCACGCGCTTTTACCGACTCATCGACAAGGAAATCATGTATGCCAAGCTCGGCCGCGAGTCTTACATTCATTTAAAAATGAACAGCCTGTCCGATTTTAAGATGATTGATAAGTTATATGAAGCCAGCAGGGCCGGCGTGAAAATCAAATTGCTCGTTCGCGGCATCTGTTCGCTGATTCCCGGCGTGAAAGGCATGAGTGAGAATATTGAAGCCATCAGCATCGTCGACAACTATCTTGAGCATTCCCGGGTATATATCTTCGGGAATGACGGCAATCCGGAAGTCTACATTTCTTCGGCCGATTTTATGACGAGGAACCTCGACGGCAGGGTGGAGGTAAGCTGCCCGATTTACGATATCGATGTGCGTAAGGAGCTGATCGACAGTTTCCATGTGAGCTGGAAAGGAAATGTAAAGGCCAGGATACATTCTGAAAAACTCGACAACAAATACAGGGTGCGCGGGCACCAGCCGGTTTGGAGGGCACAGCTCGAAACCTATAATTTCTATCGGAACCTGCTCGACGTCAATACGCAGCCGGTACAATAA